One window from the genome of Populus alba chromosome 15, ASM523922v2, whole genome shotgun sequence encodes:
- the LOC118057621 gene encoding adenine/guanine permease AZG2 has product MGEGLCPRLSSSWKNMEKGLNDAVSKTKVGKYFKLDARKSTFTKELRAGTATFLTMAYIITVNATILADSGGTCSVADCSAPVNQTAGPDCMLQPNEGYQSCLDKTKSDLIVATVLSAMIGSFAMGILANLPFGLAPGMGPNAFVAYNMVGFHGSGHISYKTAMAIVLVEGCAFFIVSALGLREKFARIVPKPIRLACAAGIGLFIAFVGLQVHQGVGLVGPDQSTLVTVTACSSTNPVTGECISGKMRSPTFWLGSVGLLITCYGLMKEIKGSMIYGILFVTLTSWIRGTAVTYFPQTLLGDNNYKYFKKVVDFHKIQSTAGAISFTSFNTSGTWLAFLTLFYVDMLGTTGILYTMAEIGGFVNEKGNFEGQYMAFLVDAGSTIVGSTLGVTTTATYVESSAGIREGGRTGLTAVTVGLCFLVSLFFTPLLTSVPPWAIGPSLVMVGVMMMKVVKDIDWENIKEAVPAFITMLLMPLTYSIANGIVGGIGMYIALSLYDYIVRLMAWLIKMRGMVVEERNQVSATAGADLAIEVI; this is encoded by the coding sequence atgggagaGGGGCTATGTCCAAGACTGTCGAGTTCATGGAAAAATATGGAGAAAGGTCTGAATGATGCAGTCTCAAAGACAAAGGTTGGCAAATACTTCAAGCTAGATGCAAGAAAGAGCACTTTCACTAAAGAACTACGTGCTGGCACCGCCACTTTCCTCACCATGGCTTATATCATCACTGTTAACGCTACCATTCTTGCCGACTCCGGTGGTACCTGCTCCGTTGCTGACTGCTCTGCTCCGGTGAACCAAACGGCTGGTCCAGACTGCATGCTTCAACCCAATGAAGGGTATCAGAGCTGTCTTGATAAAACCAAGAGTGACCTTATTGTAGCTACTGTTTTATCAGCCATGATAGGGTCATTTGCCATGGGAATTTTAGCAAATTTGCCTTTCGGCTTGGCCCCGGGTATGGGTCCTAATGCTTTTGTGGCTTATAATATGGTAGGGTTTCACGGTTCCGGGCATATTTCATACAAGACTGCAATGGCAATTGTCCTGGTTGAAGGTTGCGCCTTCTTCATAGTTTCTGCTCTTGGGCTTAGAGAAAAGTTCGCTAGGATCGTACCAAAACCGATCCGGCTCGCCTGCGCAGCTGGTATCGGGCTTTTCATAGCTTTCGTCGGCTTGCAAGTCCATCAAGGCGTTGGCCTTGTCGGGCCTGATCAGTCCACGTTGGTGACGGTGACAGCATGTTCGAGCACAAATCCGGTGACTGGGGAATGCATTTCCGGCAAAATGCGGAGCCCAACATTTTGGCTTGGCTCAGTTGGGTTATTAATTACATGTTACGGGTTAATGAAGGAAATCAAAGGCAGCATGATTTATGGCATTCTTTTTGTCACATTAACATCATGGATTAGAGGAACTGCTGTGACATACTTTCCACAAACCCTACTTGGTGACAACAATTACAAGTACTTCAAGAAAGTGGTGGATTTTCACAAAATCCAATCCACGGCTGGGGCTATAAGTTTCACTAGTTTCAACACAAGTGGTACCTGGTTGGCTTTTCTAACCTTATTCTATGTAGACATGCTAGGCACCACTGGCATATTGTACACAATGGCTGAAATTGGAGGGTTTGTGAACGAAAAGGGAAATTTTGAAGGGCAGTACATGGCATTCCTTGTAGATGCAGGGTCTACAATTGTGGGATCTACACTAGGAGTCACAACAACTGCAACGTATGTCGAGTCATCTGCCGGGATCAGAGAAGGAGGTAGAACTGGACTAACCGCCGTGACTGTTGGCTTGTGTTTTCTTGTATCACTGTTTTTTACTCCTCTGTTAACTAGCGTGCCTCCTTGGGCTATCGGACCATCACTGGTGATGGTCGGAGTTATGATGATGAAGGTGGTGAAGGATATCGACTGGGAGAACATCAAGGAAGCAGTGCCTGCTTTTATTACCATGCTTCTGATGCCACTAACTTACTCTATAGCAAATGGGATTGTTGGTGGCATCGGAATGTACATTGCTCTTAGCTTGTATGATTATATTGTGAGGTTGATGGCGTGGTTGATCAAGATGAGGGGAATGGTAGTGGAAGAGCGAAATCAAGTGTCCGCCACAGCTGGTGCAGATCTTGCAATTGAAGTTATTTAA
- the LOC118057620 gene encoding uncharacterized protein produces MGKKTKKVGKGKEKTEKKTAKAEEKKARRETKKLSPEDDIDAILLSIKKEEAKKKEVHVEENVAAPSPRSNCTLNINPLKDTELILYGGEFYNGSKTFVYGDLYRYDVEKQEWKSVSSPNSPPPRSAHQAVAWKNYLYIFGGEFTSPNQERFHHYKDFWMLDLKTNQWEQLNFKGSPSPRSGHRMVLHKHKIILFGGFYDTLREVRYYNDLHIFDLDQFKWQEIKPKLGAMWPSARSGFQFSVYQDEVFLYGGYSKEVSSDKSISEKGIVHSDMWSLDPRTWEWNKVKKSGMPPGPRAGFSMCVHKKRAMLFGGVVDMEMEGDVMMSLFLNELYGFQLDNRRWYPLELRKEKSTKDRLKKSSEQRTTIDNKKYSNDIGEEPTPNDPDENLEYHEEAENIESSIDEISHNLTRKITVIDGSLSAAKLDGKPETSEAKQILQNSVLSETVKPCGRINSCMVVGRDMLYIYGGMMEIRDQEITLDDLYSLNLSKLDEWKCIIPASESEWVEASEDEDDDEDEDASDGEGEGGSDSNDETDDGEDDDDDDNDVEARNNGSGSLQVGDAVAIIKGEKKNLRRKEKRARIEQIRANLGLSDAQRTPTPGESLKDFYKRTNLYWQMAAHEHTQHTGKELRKDGFDLAEARYRELKPILDELAILEAEQKAEEAEEAETSSRKRGKKKNK; encoded by the exons atgGGAAAGAAAACGAAGAAAGTAGGCAAAGGTAAagagaaaacagagaaaaaaacagcaaaagcagaagaaaaaaaagctcgCAGAGAAACCAAAAAACTCTCTCCTGAAGATGACATCGACGCCATTTTG TTgagtataaaaaaagaagaagctaagaaGAAGGAAGTCCATGTGGAGGAGAATGTAGCAGCACCGTCTCCTCGATCCAATTGCACG TTAAACATTAATCCCTTGAAAGACACGGAATTGATACTTTATGGAGGTGAATTCTACAATGGTAGCAAG ACATTTGTGTATGGTGATCTTTATCGTTATGACGTGGAGAAGCAAGAATGGAAGTCGGTATCGAGCCCTAATAGTCCGCCTCCACGGAGTGCTCACCAGGCGGTTGCTTGGAAGAATTATCTTTACATATTTG GTGGTGAATTCACTTCCCCGAACCAGGAGCGCTTTCATCACTACAAG GACTTCTGGAtgttggacttgaaaacaaatcaatggGAACAGCTAAATTTCAAAGGCTCTCCAAGTCCACGTTCAGGTCATCGAATG GTTTTACACAAGcacaaaattattctttttggTGGCTTCTATGACACTCTCAGAGAAGTAAG GTATTATAATGATCTACACATCTTTGACTTGGATCAATTCAAG TGGCAAGAAATAAAACCAAAGCTTGGAGCCATGTGGCCAAGTGCACGGAGTGGTTTCCAGTTTTCTGTTTATCAAGATGAG gtttttttatatggtgGTTATTCCAAAGAAGTTTCATCTGATAAGAGCATCTCAGAGAAAGGAATTGTTCATTCAGATATGTGGTCCCTTGATCCTAGGACCTGGGAATGGAAcaag GTAAAGAAAAGTGGGATGCCTCCTGGTCCTCGTGCTGGATTTTCCATGTGTGTTCATAAAAAGCGTGCAATGTTATTTGGAGGTGTAGTGGATATGGAAATGGAAg GTGATGTAATGATGAGCTTATTCTTGAATGAACTTTATGGCTTCCAACTAGACAACCGTCGCTG GTATCCATTGGAGCTGCGGAAGGAGAAGTCTACAAAAGATAGG TTAAAAAAGAGTTCCGAACAAAGGACTACTATTGATAataagaaatattcaaatgataTAGGGGAGGAGCCTACCCCAAATGATCCAGATGAGAACCTAGAGTACCATGAAGAAGCAGAAAATATTGAAAGCAGTATTGATGAAATATCTCACAATTTGACCAGAAAAATTACCGTAATCGATGGCAGTTTGTCGGCTGCCAAATTAGATGGGAAACCTGAAACATCTGAAGCTAAACAAATTCTGCAAAATTCTGTTTTATCAGAG ACAGTGAAGCCATGTGGACGTATAAATTCTTGTATGGTTGTGGGGAGAGATATGTTGTACATATATGGTGGCATGATGGAGATTAGAGACCAGGAAATTACACTCGATGATTTGTATTCTCTCAATCTCAGCAAACTTGATGAGTGGAAGTGCATTATACCG GCATCTGAATCAGAATGGGTTGAAGCAtcagaagatgaagatgatgacgaaGATGAAGATGCAAGTGACGGTGAGGGTGAGGGTGGGAGCGATAGCAATGATGAGACTGATGATGgcgaggatgatgatgatgatgataatgatgtaGAG GCTAGAAATAATGGTTCTGGATCACTTCAAGTGGGAGATGCTGTTGCTATAATAAAaggtgaaaagaaaaatctacgGAGGAAGGAGAAACGGGCCAGGATAGAGCAGATCAGAGCCAATCTTGGTCTTTCGGATGCACAAAGAACACCAACG CCTGGAGAATCTTTGAAGGATTTTTATAAACGTACAAACCTTTACTGGCAAATGGCAGCACATGAACATACCCAACACACTGGAAAG GAGCTTCGTAAGGATGGTTTTGATCTTGCTGAAGCACGATACAGGGAACTTAAACCAATTCTTGATGAG TTGGCTATATTAGAGGCGGAGCAGAAAGCTGAAGAAGCAGAAGAGGCTGAAACTAGTTCAAGAAAGAGAggcaagaagaaaaataaataa
- the LOC118057619 gene encoding protein EARLY FLOWERING 5 — MKTTKGGKVMNPTDAYRKELRKKELKRNKKERKKVREVGILKKDPDVIKEQIEKLDLMKADGALDKARKHKKRQLEDTLSLVIKKRREYEDKMKEKGETPVMFSHLGPLRRRTSAEEEERARHPKPEDSVYYHPTMNPTGAPPPGKPPMYKSSIGPRIPLSGASSSTAESEDAALVVPPPLPESGELGPGDGSAIPALLPLPPPPPLPPMPAAPSLGMSLPPPPLPPPPPGPPPKDQVSSHISLPPPPPLQQSAQPPPPPGTNESVSETNISALLDESSSKDNAQVPASLPPPPPIAMQLKSANSLSEGTSSEADANTAATMDNPKMVPPPPPPRQQPLAPGQALTPTLQPDVLPPGISHFPPPPPPPNVRPPLSSPGIPGQVAPPGVMLPLIPRSPYGPPPGPPPMMRPPLPPGPPPFFQEDAANRPHVPQKPSYIKSAASTVVKRPLAQHTPELTAMVPASVRVRREAAIPKPKPKAVTSTTAVATRPAAPTTVKPNSTNSSSAPKSKSIDDSYTAFLEDMKALGALDS; from the exons atgaagacgaCAAAAGGAGGCAAAGTTATGAACCCTACGGATGCTTACCGTAAGGAGCTTCGTAAGAAGGAATTAAAACgg aacaagaaggaaagaaagaaggtgAGAGAGGTGGGGATTTTGAAGAAGGATCCTGATGTGATCAAGGAGCAAATAGAGAAGTTGGATTTGATGA AGGCTGATGGTGCTTTAGACAAagcaagaaaacacaaaaagagaCAACTTGAGGATACTCTTAGCCTTgttataaagaagagaagg GAATATGAAGATAAAATGAAGGAGAAGGGTGAAACCCCTGTGATGTTCAG TCATTTGGGCCCTCTTCGAAGAAGGACAtctgcagaagaagaagaaagagccAGGCATCCAAAGCCTGAA GACTCTGTGTACTATCACCCTACTATGAATCCTACTGGAGCCCCACCACCTGGAAAACCTCCGATGTATAAATCATCCATAG GACCCCGGATTCCTTTATCTGGTGCTTCATCCTCCACAGCTGAATCAGAGGATGCTGCTTTAGTGGTACCTCCTCCCTTGCCAGAGAGCGGGGAATTAGGCCCTGGTGATGGCTCTGCTATACCTGCTTTGTTGCCCCTACCTCCTCCACCTCCATTGCCACCAATGCCTGCAGCTCCAAGCTTGGGCATGTCATTACCCCCACCCCCTTTACCTCCACCTCCTCCAGGTCCTCCTCCAAAGGATCAAGTTTCAAGTCACATCTCTCTTCCCCCACCTCCACCCCTCCAACAGTCTGCTCAACCGCCGCCGCCACCTGGCACAAATGAAAGTGTGAGTGAGACCAATATATCTGCATTGTTAGATGAATCGTCCTCCAAGGATAATGCTCAG GTACCTGCTTCACTCCCTCCACCTCCTCCAATTGCAATGCAGCTGAAGTCTGCTAATAGTCTTTCTGAAGGCACTTCATCCGAAGCTGATGCCAATACTGCAGCAACTATGGATAACCCCAAAATGGTTCCTCCCCCACCTCCTCCTAGGCAACAACCTCTAGCACCCGGACAAGCCTTGACTCCAACTTTACAGCCTGATGTTTTACCCCCAGGCATATCACATTTCCCCCCACCTCCACCTCCGCCAAATGTGCGGCCACCATTATCTTCTCCTGGAATTCCTGGACAAGTGGCTCCTCCAGGGGTGATGCTCCCATTAATTCCCAGATCTCCATATGGTCCTCCACCTGGACCTCCTCCAATGATGAGACCACCTCTACCACCCGGTCCTCCTCCATTCTTTCAAGAAGATGCTGCAAATAGGCCACATGTTCCTCAGAAACCATCTTACATAAAATCTGCTGCATCCACTGTTGTTAAACGGCCACTAGCGCAGCACACTCCAGAACTTACAGCTATG GTTCCTGCCTCAGTTCGAGTGAGGAGAGAGGCTGCTATCcctaaaccaaaaccaaaggcTGTAACCTCGACAACAGCAGTAGCCACCAGGCCAGCAGCTCCAACCACTGTAAAGCCAAATTCAACTAACTCATCATCAGCTCCAAAGTCTAAGAGCATTGATGACTCATATACGGCCTTTTTAGAGGACATGAAAGCACTCGGTGCGCTTGATAGTTAA
- the LOC118057616 gene encoding uncharacterized protein isoform X2: MGKATRITLILFLISLLSKQILSQDVGEHVAARTVKQEEGHAHKVHCSRERSRAAWQAIEEYLMPFVEREQYQISSKCRLHPSNDLFRDQEEHKIHVDINEWKCGYCKKHFRAEKYLDQHFDNRHYNLLNISDGKCLADLCGALHCDFMMDSKSTKTKCNPAAVAKNRHLCESLADSCFPLNQGPSASRLHELFLHQFCDAHTCSGKRNFFPKGGKTTSVFYLAISILTMMMIPLFYLIVYLHQSEMRKGTQELRRISKVGKKTKPS, encoded by the exons ATGGGGAAAGCTACAAGAATTACTCtgattcttttcttgatttcacTTTTATCTAAGCAAATACTGTCCCAG GATGTTGGAGAACATGTAGCTGCGAG AACTGTTAAGCAAGAAGAAGGGCATGCACACAAAGTACATTGCTCTAGAGAAAGAAGTAGGGCTGCCTGGCAAGCTATAGAGGAG TATTTGATGCCATTTGTGGAACGCGAGCAGTATCAGATTTCGAGTAAGTGTAGGCTTCATCCAAGCAACGATCTATTTAGGGACCAAGAGGAACACAAAATTCATGTGGACATAAATGAATGGAAGTGTGGATACTGTAAAAAACATTTCCGTGCTGAGAAGTATCTCGATCAACATTTTGACAACAGGCATTACAATCTCCTTAATATT AGTGATGGCAAGTGCTTGGCTGATTTATGTGGAGCTTTGCATTGTGATTTCATGATGGATTCCAAGTCAACTAAGACCAAGTGCAATCCTGCTGCTGTTGCAAAGAATCGCCATCTTTGTGAG AGTCTTGCAGATAGCTGCTTTCCTCTCAATCAGGGCCCTTCAGCAAGTCGTCTGCATG AATTGTTTTTGCACCAATTTTGTGATGCTCACACTTGCTCAGGGAAAAGAAACTTTTTTCCTAAGGGTGGCAAG ACAACAAGCGTATTCTACCTGGCTATTTCAATTCTTACTATGATGATGATCCCCCTATTCTATCTCATTGTTTATTTGCATCAAAG TGAAATGAGGAAAGGAACCCAAGAGCTAAGGAGAATCTCAAAAGTTGGAAAGAAGACGAAGCCGTCGTAG
- the LOC118057616 gene encoding uncharacterized protein isoform X1: protein MGKATRITLILFLISLLSKQILSQDVGEHVAARTVKQEEGHAHKVHCSRERSRAAWQAIEEYLMPFVEREQYQISSKCRLHPSNDLFRDQEEHKIHVDINEWKCGYCKKHFRAEKYLDQHFDNRHYNLLNISDGKCLADLCGALHCDFMMDSKSTKTKCNPAAVAKNRHLCESLADSCFPLNQGPSASRLHELFLHQFCDAHTCSGKRNFFPKGGKKTTSVFYLAISILTMMMIPLFYLIVYLHQSEMRKGTQELRRISKVGKKTKPS from the exons ATGGGGAAAGCTACAAGAATTACTCtgattcttttcttgatttcacTTTTATCTAAGCAAATACTGTCCCAG GATGTTGGAGAACATGTAGCTGCGAG AACTGTTAAGCAAGAAGAAGGGCATGCACACAAAGTACATTGCTCTAGAGAAAGAAGTAGGGCTGCCTGGCAAGCTATAGAGGAG TATTTGATGCCATTTGTGGAACGCGAGCAGTATCAGATTTCGAGTAAGTGTAGGCTTCATCCAAGCAACGATCTATTTAGGGACCAAGAGGAACACAAAATTCATGTGGACATAAATGAATGGAAGTGTGGATACTGTAAAAAACATTTCCGTGCTGAGAAGTATCTCGATCAACATTTTGACAACAGGCATTACAATCTCCTTAATATT AGTGATGGCAAGTGCTTGGCTGATTTATGTGGAGCTTTGCATTGTGATTTCATGATGGATTCCAAGTCAACTAAGACCAAGTGCAATCCTGCTGCTGTTGCAAAGAATCGCCATCTTTGTGAG AGTCTTGCAGATAGCTGCTTTCCTCTCAATCAGGGCCCTTCAGCAAGTCGTCTGCATG AATTGTTTTTGCACCAATTTTGTGATGCTCACACTTGCTCAGGGAAAAGAAACTTTTTTCCTAAGGGTGGCAAG AAGACAACAAGCGTATTCTACCTGGCTATTTCAATTCTTACTATGATGATGATCCCCCTATTCTATCTCATTGTTTATTTGCATCAAAG TGAAATGAGGAAAGGAACCCAAGAGCTAAGGAGAATCTCAAAAGTTGGAAAGAAGACGAAGCCGTCGTAG
- the LOC118057615 gene encoding elongator complex protein 3 gives MAAAVITETKKLPQPGRGGYQPHGLTEEEARVRAIAEIVNSMVDLSRKNQTVDLNALKSAACRKYGLARAPKLVEMIAALPDSDRESLLPKLRAKPVRTASGIAVVAVMSKPHRCPHIATTGNICVYCPGGPDSDFEYSTQSYTGYEPTSMRAIRARYNPYVQARSRIDQLKRLGHSVDKVEFILMGGTFMSLPADYRDYFIRNLHDALSGHTSANVEEAVAYSEHGATKCIGMTIETRPDYCLGPHLRQMLSYGCTRLEIGVQSTYEDVARDTNRGHTVAAVADCFCLAKDAGFKVVAHMMPDLPNVGVERDLESFREFFESPSFRADGLKIYPTLVIRGTGLYELWKTGRYRNYPPEQLVDIVARILAMVPPWTRVYRVQRDIPMPLVTSGVEKGNLRELALARMDDLGLKCRDVRTREAGIQDIHHKIKPEEVQLVRRDYTANEGWETFLSYEDTRQDILVGLLRLRKCGRNVTCPELTGKCSIVRELHVYGTAVPVHGRDAEKLQHQGYGTLLMEEAEQIARKEHRSTKIAVISGVGTRHYYRKLGYELEGPYMVKSLS, from the exons ATGGCAGCTGCAGTAATTACCGAGACCAAAAAACTCCCGCAACCTGGTCGCGGCGGTTACCAACCTCACGGACTAACCGAAGAAGAAGCTAGAGTCCGAGCCATAGCCGAAATCGTCAATTCCATGGTAGACCTTTcacgaaaaaaccaaaccgtcGATCTTAACGCACTAAAATCAGCCGCATGTCGCAAATACGGCCTCGCACGTGCTCCAAAACTCGTCGAGATGATCGCAGCGTTGCCGGATTCTGACCGCGAGTCATTGCTACCGAAACTCCGAGCCAAACCGGTACGCACGGCATCAGGAATTGCTGTTGTTGCTGTCATGTCGAAGCCTCACCGGTGCCCGCATATCGCGACGACGGGGAATATTTGTGTGTATTGTCCTGGTGGACCGGACTCAGATTTTGAGTACAGTACGCAGTCATATACTGGTTATGAACCTACCAGTATGCGTGCGATTCGAGCTAG ATATAACCCATATGTCCAGGCTAGAAGCAGGATTGATCAGCTTAAGAGACTGGGTCATAGCGTAGATAAG GTTGAGTTCATATTAATGGGTGGTACTTTCATGTCATTGCCAGCAGATTACCGTGATTACTTTATAAGGAACCTTCACGATGCTTTATCAGGGCACACTTCTGCCAATGTTGAAGAGGCAGTTGCCTACTCTGAGCATGGTGCAACCAAGTGCATTGGCATGACGATTGAAAC GAGGCCAGATTATTGTCTTGGTCCTCATCTACGCCAAATGCTTTCATATGGGTGCACACGATTGGAGATTGGTGTTCAAAGCACATATGAGGATGTTGCTCGAGACACTAATAGAGGACACACGGTAGCTGCTGTGGCTGATTGTTTTTGCTTGGCAAAGGATGCTGGTTTTAAG GTTGTTGCTCATATGATGCCTGATCTTCCAAATGTAGGGGTTGAGAGGGACCTGGAAAGTTTTCGAGAGTTCTTTGAGAGTCCTTCTTTTAGAGCTGACGGGCTCAAAATTTATCCTACACTTGTAATTCGTGGAACTGGGCTTTATGAGCTATGGAAAACTGGCAG GTACAGAAATTATCCACCTGAGCAACTTGTAGATATTGTAGCAAGGATCCTAGCCATGGTACCCCCTTGGACGCGAGTTTATAGAGTTCAACGGGATATTCCTATGCCTTTGGTTACATCTGGAGTTGAGAAAGGAAATCTTAGGGAGTTAGCCTTAGCTCGGATGGATGACTTGGGCCTGAAATGCCGTGATGTCCGTACACGTGAGGCTGGAATCCAG GATATTCATCACAAGATTAAGCCAGAAGAAGTTCAACTCGTTCGCCGTGATTATACAGCCAATGAAGGCTGGGAAACATTTCTTTCCTACGAGGATACACGCCAG GATATTCTTGTTGGGTTACTGCGCTTACGAAAATGTGGTCGCAACGTTACTTGCCCTGAGCTTACAGGGAAGTGTTCTATTGTTCGTGAACTTCATGTTTATGGAACTGCAGTTCCTGTTCATGGGCGTGATGCAGAGAAGCTGCAACACCAG GGTTATGGTACACTCTTGATGGAAGAGGCAGAACAGATTGCTCGCAAGGAGCACAGATCGACCAAAATAGCTGTCATTTCAGGAGTAGGAACCCGCCATTACTATAGAAAATTGGGCTACGAGCTTGAAGGGCCATACATGGTGAAATCCCTTTCTTAA